The Geothrix sp. genome window below encodes:
- a CDS encoding NADH-quinone oxidoreductase subunit I, whose protein sequence is MHKFLRTLIPADIAKGLSITGKHFSQVFFTANRRKVPLHIVSEYPEVPAKVQPRFRGRLTLLKDEQGEIKCVCCLACEKICPTQVITIEKGKKEGRKMPFPVRYDFEMERCIFCEFCVESCGFDSIILNHQFELAAYNREDFSLGTEGLEQNMFEPSHAGKFSVADD, encoded by the coding sequence ATGCACAAGTTCCTGAGGACTCTCATCCCCGCCGACATCGCCAAGGGCCTGTCCATCACGGGCAAGCACTTCAGCCAGGTGTTCTTCACGGCCAACCGGCGCAAGGTCCCGCTCCACATCGTGTCCGAGTACCCCGAGGTGCCGGCCAAGGTCCAGCCGCGTTTCCGGGGGCGACTCACCCTACTGAAGGATGAGCAGGGCGAGATCAAGTGTGTCTGCTGCCTCGCCTGCGAGAAGATCTGCCCCACCCAGGTGATCACCATCGAGAAGGGGAAGAAGGAAGGGCGCAAGATGCCCTTCCCGGTCCGCTACGACTTCGAGATGGAGCGCTGCATCTTCTGCGAGTTCTGCGTGGAGAGCTGCGGCTTCGATTCCATCATCCTCAACCACCAGTTCGAGCTGGCCGCCTACAACCGCGAGGACTTCTCCCTCGGTACGGAAGGGCTGGAGCAGAACATGTTCGAGCCTTCGCACGCAGGCAAGTTCAGCGTGGCTGACGACTGA
- a CDS encoding NADH-quinone oxidoreductase subunit J — translation MEHFIETIGRNMFAIFGVMALCGAAFMVASRSAVHSVLGFLFAMLCIAGCFLALEAEFLGMAQILVYAGGIVVLFLFVVMLVEMSKKKEGEVFQLQSRYAVGAVLIGAALFVGVFRRVIFGTASPDALVLRPELAQGLDVAHQNAQAVSRGLFADYLLPFEILSVILLVALVGAVVLAKTERV, via the coding sequence ATGGAACATTTCATCGAAACGATCGGCCGGAACATGTTCGCCATCTTTGGCGTCATGGCCCTGTGCGGCGCCGCGTTCATGGTCGCCTCCAGGAGCGCCGTGCACAGCGTGCTCGGCTTCCTTTTCGCGATGCTGTGCATCGCCGGGTGCTTCCTTGCGCTGGAGGCTGAGTTCCTGGGCATGGCCCAGATCCTGGTCTACGCCGGCGGCATCGTGGTGCTCTTCCTCTTCGTGGTCATGCTGGTGGAGATGAGCAAGAAGAAGGAGGGGGAGGTCTTCCAGCTCCAGTCGCGCTACGCCGTGGGAGCCGTCCTGATCGGTGCGGCTCTCTTCGTGGGCGTGTTCCGGCGGGTGATCTTCGGCACGGCCTCCCCTGATGCCCTGGTGCTTCGTCCCGAACTGGCCCAGGGCCTGGATGTGGCCCACCAGAACGCCCAGGCCGTGAGCCGCGGGCTGTTTGCGGACTACCTGCTGCCTTTCGAGATCCTCAGCGTGATCCTCCTGGTGGCCCTGGTCGGCGCAGTCGTGCTGGCAAAGACGGAGCGGGTGTGA
- the nuoK gene encoding NADH-quinone oxidoreductase subunit NuoK, whose amino-acid sequence MVSLNAVLLISFLLFSIGIAGVLIRRNALVILMCVELMLNAANLNFIAFARHSGSVSGQAFALLVMGFAAAEVAVGLALVVALYRKRDTVQVDDINLLKG is encoded by the coding sequence ATGGTCAGCCTGAATGCGGTCCTCCTCATCTCCTTCCTGCTGTTCTCCATCGGCATTGCCGGCGTGCTCATCCGCCGCAATGCGCTGGTGATCCTCATGTGCGTCGAACTCATGCTGAACGCCGCCAACCTGAACTTCATCGCCTTCGCCCGCCACAGCGGCTCCGTCTCCGGACAGGCCTTCGCCCTCCTCGTGATGGGCTTCGCCGCCGCGGAAGTGGCGGTGGGCCTTGCACTGGTGGTGGCCCTTTACCGCAAGCGCGACACCGTCCAGGTGGACGACATCAACCTGCTGAAGGGATGA
- the nuoL gene encoding NADH-quinone oxidoreductase subunit L, whose product MTTTMTADMTLTHGVNALATAASQPGTLLWLIPFLPLFGFIINGLSGRKLKNTAVVDAFALGSVGLAFLLTLWHFVQLVGLPADGRSIHQSLWTWFDIGGARVLGGLSTYKIEWAYKFDVLSGCMALLVTGAGFLIHLFSTGYMAEERNDGRYYRFMAYLNLFVFSMLNLVLGANILMMFLGWEGVGLCSYLLIGFYFEKEFAAVAGKKAFVTNRIGDFGFMIGFFLIFQVFGTLDYDTLMGSVRNIANMPAITLYGHTASPTWWFNLIGCCLFVGAMGKSAQIPLYVWLPDAMAGPTPVSALIHAATMVTSGLYMITRLNFIYVNAPVALAVVLAFGSLTAFVAATMGLAQYDIKKVLAYSTVSQLGFMFMGMGAGAFSAGMFHVFTHAFFKASLFLGSGAVIAACHHEQDMRNMGGLKKLMPITAMSMILATFAIAGIFPFSGFFSKDEILWKVFEGWYQHGHYTGPTLNLVAWILGMLGAFCTAFYMTRLIAMTFYGEYRGAGNDPYGLTVQSEAHHGHDDHAHAGHGHDAHGHHENHTHELDQHHAHHDDDPEDHDIVPGHHPHEVSWRMWLPVSILAGLAVVGGFLNYPESLHRILPIVPAELFSKWIEPLLYQVAPVHHGEHIPPAMEYGLMAWATLAWAPGAMLLAWWIYKVDPSWSRAKAFVARFPNLYRWVNAKYYVDEFYEAALIEPIKRFSAQLWSFDTWVVDGMVNGAARVTLIWADLSHWFDQKLVDGAVNLVAYIIQETSTVFRGLQSGRVQHYAFVMFLGFLVFAFWKFLA is encoded by the coding sequence ATGACGACGACCATGACTGCCGACATGACCCTGACGCACGGCGTGAATGCCCTCGCCACCGCCGCCTCCCAGCCGGGCACCCTGCTCTGGCTGATTCCCTTCCTGCCCCTCTTCGGGTTCATCATCAACGGCCTCAGCGGCCGGAAGCTGAAGAACACCGCCGTCGTGGACGCCTTCGCCCTGGGCAGCGTGGGCCTGGCCTTCCTCCTCACCCTCTGGCACTTCGTCCAGCTCGTCGGCCTGCCTGCGGACGGCCGGTCCATCCACCAGAGCCTCTGGACCTGGTTCGACATCGGCGGCGCGCGGGTCCTGGGCGGCCTCAGCACCTACAAGATCGAGTGGGCCTACAAGTTCGATGTGCTCAGCGGCTGCATGGCCCTGCTGGTGACGGGCGCGGGCTTCCTCATCCACCTCTTCAGCACCGGCTACATGGCTGAAGAGCGGAACGACGGCCGCTACTACCGCTTCATGGCCTACCTGAACCTCTTCGTGTTCAGCATGCTGAACCTGGTGCTGGGCGCCAACATCCTGATGATGTTCCTGGGCTGGGAAGGCGTGGGTCTCTGCTCCTACCTGCTCATCGGGTTCTACTTCGAGAAGGAGTTCGCGGCCGTCGCCGGCAAGAAGGCCTTCGTCACGAACCGCATCGGCGACTTCGGCTTCATGATCGGGTTCTTCCTGATCTTCCAGGTCTTCGGAACCCTCGACTACGACACCCTGATGGGCTCCGTCCGCAACATCGCGAACATGCCGGCCATCACGCTCTATGGCCACACCGCGAGTCCCACCTGGTGGTTCAATCTCATCGGCTGCTGCCTCTTCGTGGGCGCCATGGGCAAGTCGGCCCAGATCCCCCTCTATGTGTGGTTGCCGGACGCCATGGCGGGCCCGACCCCCGTGTCGGCGCTGATCCACGCGGCCACCATGGTGACCAGCGGCCTCTACATGATCACCCGGCTGAATTTCATCTATGTGAACGCGCCGGTGGCCCTGGCCGTGGTGCTGGCCTTCGGTTCGCTCACGGCCTTCGTGGCCGCCACCATGGGTCTGGCCCAGTACGACATCAAGAAGGTGCTGGCCTACTCCACCGTGTCCCAGCTGGGCTTCATGTTCATGGGCATGGGCGCCGGGGCCTTCAGCGCGGGCATGTTCCATGTGTTCACCCACGCCTTCTTCAAGGCCAGTCTCTTCCTCGGGTCCGGCGCGGTGATCGCCGCCTGCCACCACGAGCAGGACATGCGCAACATGGGCGGCCTGAAGAAGCTGATGCCCATCACCGCCATGAGCATGATCCTGGCGACCTTCGCCATCGCGGGTATCTTCCCCTTCTCGGGCTTCTTCTCCAAGGACGAGATCCTGTGGAAGGTGTTCGAGGGCTGGTATCAGCATGGCCACTACACAGGCCCGACCTTGAATCTGGTGGCCTGGATCCTGGGCATGCTGGGCGCCTTCTGCACGGCGTTCTACATGACCCGCCTCATCGCGATGACCTTCTACGGCGAGTACCGCGGAGCCGGCAACGATCCCTACGGCCTGACCGTGCAGTCGGAGGCCCACCACGGCCATGACGACCACGCGCATGCCGGCCATGGTCATGATGCCCACGGCCATCACGAGAACCACACCCACGAGCTGGATCAGCACCACGCGCACCATGACGATGATCCGGAGGATCACGACATCGTGCCGGGCCACCACCCCCACGAGGTCTCCTGGCGCATGTGGCTGCCCGTCTCCATCCTGGCCGGTCTGGCGGTGGTGGGCGGCTTCCTGAACTACCCCGAGAGCCTGCATCGCATCCTGCCCATCGTGCCTGCCGAGTTGTTCAGCAAGTGGATTGAGCCGCTGCTCTATCAGGTGGCGCCCGTCCACCACGGCGAGCACATCCCTCCCGCGATGGAATACGGCCTCATGGCCTGGGCCACGCTGGCGTGGGCTCCCGGTGCCATGCTGCTGGCCTGGTGGATCTACAAGGTGGACCCCAGCTGGAGCCGGGCCAAGGCCTTCGTGGCGCGCTTCCCGAACCTGTACCGCTGGGTGAACGCCAAGTACTATGTGGACGAGTTCTACGAGGCGGCCCTCATCGAGCCCATCAAGCGCTTCTCGGCCCAGCTATGGAGCTTCGATACCTGGGTGGTGGACGGCATGGTGAATGGCGCCGCCCGCGTCACCCTCATCTGGGCGGACTTGTCGCACTGGTTTGACCAGAAGCTGGTGGACGGCGCGGTCAACCTCGTGGCCTACATCATCCAGGAGACCAGCACGGTCTTCCGGGGCCTGCAGAGCGGCCGCGTGCAGCACTACGCCTTCGTGATGTTCCTCGGCTTCCTCGTCTTCGCCTTCTGGAAATTCCTCGCCTAG
- a CDS encoding NADH-quinone oxidoreductase subunit M, producing the protein MFTANTTLMLVATFLPLLGALVLLLVPKDQRRIFEIGSLLVMIVSFLLSVVFWFGYDRASDAVQWAGAWNWIPSLGVKFSVGMDGISLLLWLLTTFIGPIAIACSFKSIETRHKEYYIWMLVLQTAMLGVFITQDMFLFYLFWEVMLVPMYFLIAIWGGPQKLYAAIKLFLYTLAGGVLMLVAILAIYFLQHKTTGTYDFSLASFQAMAPIIAQQSKTYQILLALGFFIGFAIKVPMFPFHTWLPDAHVQAPTAGSVILAAILLKMGTYGFVRFLLPILPNATKDLMPWMIGLSLIGIIYGALVAMIQKDMKKLVAYSSVSHLGLCMLGLFALNPYGIKGGLFQMINHGISTSGLFLAVGIVYERRHTRMIADFGGLSKSMPVYATIFMIMTMSSLGLPLLNGFIGEGVILMGSFQAFPWAAVVAVLGIILGAAYLLWMYQRVMFGPISAVNEKMEDLSLREVLYFAPLVVVAFWIGMYPKPVMDVMDAPVRKLVEQVTPGFHAAQALAAQQAAAAKIGMRGMVAPALHEAAPAVGHEAAPAGHETPATPAPETHGHGGGH; encoded by the coding sequence ATGTTCACCGCAAACACGACACTGATGCTGGTGGCGACCTTCCTGCCCCTCCTGGGGGCACTGGTCCTGCTTCTGGTGCCCAAGGACCAGCGCCGGATCTTCGAGATCGGCTCCCTGCTGGTAATGATTGTCAGCTTCCTGCTGAGCGTCGTCTTCTGGTTCGGCTATGACCGGGCCAGCGACGCGGTCCAATGGGCTGGGGCCTGGAACTGGATCCCCTCCCTGGGGGTGAAGTTCAGTGTGGGCATGGACGGCATCAGCCTCCTGCTCTGGCTGCTGACCACCTTCATCGGGCCCATCGCCATCGCCTGCTCCTTCAAGTCCATCGAGACCCGGCACAAGGAGTACTACATCTGGATGCTGGTGCTCCAGACGGCCATGCTCGGCGTGTTCATCACCCAGGACATGTTCCTCTTCTACCTGTTCTGGGAAGTGATGCTGGTCCCGATGTACTTCCTCATCGCCATCTGGGGCGGCCCCCAGAAGCTCTACGCGGCCATCAAGCTCTTCCTCTACACCCTGGCGGGCGGCGTGCTGATGCTGGTGGCCATCCTCGCCATCTACTTCCTGCAGCACAAGACCACGGGCACCTACGACTTCTCGCTGGCCAGCTTCCAGGCCATGGCGCCGATCATCGCCCAGCAGTCCAAGACCTACCAGATCCTGCTGGCCCTGGGCTTCTTTATCGGGTTCGCCATCAAGGTGCCCATGTTCCCCTTCCACACCTGGCTGCCGGATGCCCATGTGCAGGCACCCACCGCCGGCTCCGTGATCCTGGCGGCCATCCTCCTGAAGATGGGCACCTACGGCTTCGTCCGCTTCCTGCTGCCCATCCTGCCCAATGCCACCAAGGACCTCATGCCCTGGATGATCGGGCTGTCCCTCATCGGCATTATCTACGGCGCCCTGGTGGCCATGATCCAGAAGGACATGAAGAAGCTGGTGGCCTACTCCTCCGTGAGCCACCTGGGTCTGTGCATGCTGGGCCTCTTCGCCCTGAATCCCTACGGCATCAAGGGCGGCCTGTTCCAGATGATCAACCACGGCATCAGCACCAGCGGCCTCTTCCTCGCGGTGGGCATCGTCTACGAGCGCCGCCACACCCGAATGATCGCGGATTTCGGCGGCCTCTCGAAGAGCATGCCGGTCTACGCCACGATCTTCATGATCATGACCATGAGCAGCCTGGGTCTGCCCTTGCTGAACGGGTTCATCGGTGAGGGCGTGATCCTCATGGGTTCCTTCCAGGCCTTCCCCTGGGCCGCCGTGGTGGCCGTGCTGGGCATCATCCTCGGCGCCGCCTACCTGCTGTGGATGTACCAGCGCGTGATGTTCGGGCCCATCAGCGCTGTCAACGAGAAGATGGAAGACCTGAGCCTCCGCGAGGTGCTCTACTTCGCCCCCCTGGTCGTGGTCGCCTTCTGGATCGGCATGTATCCCAAGCCGGTCATGGATGTGATGGATGCGCCGGTCCGCAAGCTCGTCGAACAGGTCACCCCGGGATTCCATGCCGCCCAGGCCCTGGCCGCCCAGCAGGCTGCCGCCGCCAAGATCGGGATGAGGGGCATGGTCGCTCCGGCCCTTCATGAGGCGGCTCCGGCCGTCGGTCATGAAGCCGCCCCGGCTGGTCACGAGACCCCCGCCACGCCCGCCCCCGAAACCCATGGCCACGGCGGAGGCCACTGA
- a CDS encoding NADH-quinone oxidoreductase subunit N, with the protein MTGFAQGLLGALLRDTHLITPQLFLMVMATLMLWPGDLFFNRSEKHKWAPITLVILAATAVLVGRTVDGEGFSRMFRMDGLARGFQMLCILGTAATVALSTRLLNSLKQQTVEYYALLLFSLAGMLFLCGASDLISVYFSIELMAICIYILVAYLRDRATSVEAGMKYFLLGAFSSGILVYGISLLYGAAGGTTTNLADLNQALALTPTTSTLLVYSGVLMVLVGMAFKVAAVPFHMWSPDAYEGAPTPITAFMATAPKAAALAAFLRVFGAGFHGVTSEWVLPLCYIAGASMILGNVTAVRQESMKRLLAYSSIAHVGYMLLGVLSGDPRAGAQAVWLYMLIYLVMNTGAFAVVIYLQGKGEGERIEDFRGLGKKHPVLAFAMMIFLLSLAGIPPLVGFFGKFYLFKLAIEQGFVTLTVIALLTSVVGAYYYLGVVAQMYFKEPVEGEVVPMGAAPTFIVALACLLVLVGTAFGPWLLDWAVRI; encoded by the coding sequence ATGACCGGCTTCGCGCAGGGGCTTCTGGGTGCGCTCCTCCGGGATACGCACCTGATCACGCCCCAACTGTTCCTGATGGTCATGGCCACGCTGATGCTCTGGCCCGGTGACCTGTTCTTCAACCGGAGCGAAAAGCACAAGTGGGCCCCGATCACCCTGGTGATCCTGGCCGCGACCGCCGTGCTGGTGGGCCGCACCGTGGACGGCGAGGGCTTCTCCCGCATGTTCCGCATGGACGGCCTCGCGCGGGGCTTCCAGATGCTCTGCATCCTCGGCACCGCCGCCACGGTGGCCCTGAGCACCCGGCTCCTCAACAGCCTCAAGCAGCAGACGGTGGAATACTACGCCCTGCTTCTGTTCTCCCTGGCGGGCATGCTCTTCCTGTGCGGCGCCTCGGACCTGATTTCGGTGTATTTCAGCATCGAGCTCATGGCCATCTGCATCTACATCCTGGTGGCCTACCTTCGGGACCGCGCCACCAGCGTGGAAGCCGGCATGAAGTACTTCCTGCTGGGCGCCTTCTCCAGCGGCATTCTGGTCTACGGCATCAGCCTCCTCTACGGCGCCGCGGGCGGCACCACCACCAACCTGGCGGACCTCAACCAGGCGCTGGCCCTCACGCCGACCACCAGCACGCTGCTGGTCTATAGCGGGGTGCTGATGGTGCTGGTGGGCATGGCCTTCAAGGTGGCTGCGGTGCCCTTCCACATGTGGTCGCCGGACGCCTACGAGGGTGCGCCGACGCCCATCACCGCCTTTATGGCCACCGCTCCTAAGGCCGCGGCCCTGGCGGCCTTCCTGCGTGTCTTCGGCGCGGGCTTCCACGGCGTGACCAGCGAGTGGGTGCTGCCCCTGTGCTACATCGCCGGGGCCAGCATGATCCTCGGCAATGTGACCGCCGTGAGGCAGGAGAGCATGAAGCGGCTGCTGGCCTACTCCAGCATTGCCCATGTGGGCTACATGCTGCTGGGTGTGCTGTCGGGGGACCCGAGGGCAGGGGCCCAGGCCGTGTGGCTCTACATGCTCATCTACCTAGTGATGAACACCGGCGCCTTTGCGGTGGTGATCTACCTCCAGGGCAAGGGCGAAGGCGAGCGCATCGAAGATTTCCGGGGCCTGGGGAAGAAACATCCCGTGCTGGCCTTCGCCATGATGATCTTCCTGCTCAGCCTCGCCGGCATCCCCCCGCTGGTGGGCTTCTTCGGGAAGTTCTACCTCTTCAAGCTGGCCATCGAGCAGGGCTTCGTCACCCTCACCGTCATCGCGCTGCTCACCAGCGTCGTGGGTGCCTACTACTACCTGGGCGTGGTGGCCCAGATGTACTTCAAGGAGCCTGTCGAGGGCGAGGTGGTTCCCATGGGAGCTGCCCCGACCTTCATCGTGGCCCTGGCCTGCCTGCTGGTGCTGGTGGGGACGGCCTTCGGGCCCTGGCTTCTGGACTGGGCCGTCCGGATCTGA
- a CDS encoding AtpZ/AtpI family protein, with product MIFKRGDGVDPGERALWGDLMSLGLTFPLCIALGFFLGRWIGGWFGRPATGQWVGLVWGITAAFWELYKVNRRMTRRDEAELKRLKEGKGPDA from the coding sequence GTGATCTTCAAGCGCGGCGACGGGGTCGATCCGGGTGAGCGGGCCCTGTGGGGCGACCTCATGTCGCTCGGGCTGACCTTCCCCCTCTGCATCGCCCTGGGGTTCTTCCTGGGCCGTTGGATCGGCGGCTGGTTCGGGCGCCCGGCCACGGGCCAGTGGGTGGGCCTCGTTTGGGGCATCACCGCCGCCTTCTGGGAGCTCTATAAGGTGAACCGGCGCATGACCCGCCGGGACGAGGCGGAACTCAAGCGCCTCAAGGAAGGGAAGGGGCCCGATGCGTGA
- the atpB gene encoding F0F1 ATP synthase subunit A, producing MEHHASLLAQWLTQVLHLTQHPWPGFAHGAALSVLERYDHLLNAALAALLAMAITTLVRKNLARIPGPLQQVFEGVVGGLKDMINDNIAHHGERYLPFIGTMALFVFFNNLFGLLPALSPGTSNWNVTLGAALVVFGYYNFHGMKEQGFVKYWAHFAGPIWWLAPLMFPLEILGLLSRILSHSLRLFGNIAGEHVVAGIFFGLMPILLPIPMMFLGLFFGLIQTFVFTMLATIYLSGAVSHEH from the coding sequence ATGGAACACCACGCATCGTTGCTCGCCCAGTGGCTCACCCAGGTCCTGCATCTGACCCAGCATCCCTGGCCCGGCTTCGCCCACGGGGCGGCCCTCTCCGTCCTGGAGCGCTACGACCACCTGCTGAACGCGGCCCTGGCAGCGCTCCTGGCCATGGCGATCACGACCCTGGTCCGGAAGAACCTGGCCCGCATCCCCGGCCCCCTGCAGCAGGTCTTCGAGGGCGTGGTCGGCGGCCTGAAGGACATGATCAACGACAACATTGCCCACCACGGGGAGCGTTACCTGCCCTTCATCGGGACCATGGCCCTCTTCGTCTTCTTCAACAACCTCTTCGGCCTGCTTCCGGCCCTGAGCCCCGGCACCAGCAACTGGAATGTCACCCTGGGCGCGGCCCTGGTGGTGTTCGGCTACTACAACTTCCACGGCATGAAGGAGCAGGGGTTCGTGAAGTACTGGGCCCACTTCGCGGGCCCCATCTGGTGGCTGGCTCCGCTCATGTTCCCGCTGGAGATCCTGGGCCTGCTCAGCCGCATTCTCAGCCACTCCCTGCGTCTCTTCGGCAACATCGCCGGCGAGCATGTGGTGGCGGGCATCTTCTTCGGCCTGATGCCGATCCTGCTGCCGATCCCCATGATGTTCCTGGGCCTCTTCTTCGGCCTGATCCAGACCTTCGTCTTCACGATGCTGGCCACCATCTACTTGAGTGGTGCCGTCTCTCACGAGCATTGA
- a CDS encoding ATP synthase F0 subunit C, with product MKKFLTTAFLFTLAAVAFAQGAPVAAQKSLFEGQFVAHLSLAIAAAGCGLAQGKAVVAACEGVARNPQAAGNIRTTMIIGLALIEALVIYVLVAAFAIK from the coding sequence ATGAAGAAGTTCCTCACCACCGCCTTCCTGTTCACCCTGGCTGCCGTCGCCTTCGCGCAGGGCGCCCCCGTCGCCGCCCAGAAGAGCCTCTTCGAAGGCCAGTTCGTGGCCCACCTCTCCCTCGCCATCGCGGCCGCCGGCTGCGGTCTGGCCCAGGGCAAGGCCGTGGTCGCCGCCTGCGAAGGCGTGGCCCGCAATCCCCAGGCTGCCGGCAACATCCGCACCACCATGATCATCGGCCTGGCCCTCATCGAGGCCCTCGTGATCTATGTGCTCGTCGCCGCCTTCGCCATCAAGTAG
- a CDS encoding TIGR04552 family protein produces the protein MRQHALFPMPPEVTQVILGGGSPIDLDGLRIQSHDEAWTFALNYGYDMSVPAHRARVLRIYEDAIDFLEGVVLEGTNLHVPNELRALGDPLDLLVWASERPRTLSGRWACAVLRVMHTLFHVDHNVNLRFLPEIQSQVFGRYDQYLVCEEGRWLLRGAYEVPLVAVERKENKDRVSMLLKMLHKPENVAETIYDQIGIRLVAEDQLGVLMVIRFLLDHHVLMPTHIKPSRSRNLMIDLKALAAWTEAMPPLFQIYDLSPEERRSLSHTLALKSGGLEQNPFSSKDYSAIQFTARTLIRLPGPAAAALETVQNRLRGLGQAELADLAGIPELIQEQEEFTFFFAHEVQVMEQSGFQSSRSGPASHSEYKQRQRDAARRRVLQGILQEEPC, from the coding sequence ATGCGACAACATGCCCTCTTTCCCATGCCCCCGGAGGTCACCCAGGTGATCCTCGGCGGTGGTTCGCCCATCGACCTGGACGGGCTGCGGATCCAGTCCCATGACGAGGCCTGGACCTTCGCCCTCAACTACGGCTACGACATGAGCGTGCCCGCCCACCGGGCGAGGGTGCTCCGGATCTACGAGGACGCCATCGACTTCCTGGAGGGGGTGGTGCTCGAGGGGACGAACCTGCATGTTCCCAACGAGCTCCGGGCCCTGGGGGATCCCCTCGATCTCCTGGTCTGGGCCTCGGAACGGCCACGCACCCTCAGCGGCCGCTGGGCCTGCGCCGTCCTGCGGGTGATGCACACGCTCTTCCATGTGGACCACAATGTGAACCTCCGCTTCCTCCCGGAGATCCAGAGCCAGGTTTTCGGCCGCTACGACCAGTACCTCGTGTGCGAGGAGGGGCGCTGGCTGCTGCGGGGGGCCTACGAGGTGCCGCTGGTGGCCGTGGAGCGCAAGGAGAACAAGGACCGCGTGTCCATGCTCCTGAAGATGCTCCACAAGCCCGAGAATGTGGCGGAGACCATCTACGATCAGATCGGCATCCGCCTGGTGGCCGAGGACCAGCTGGGCGTGCTCATGGTCATCCGCTTCCTGCTGGATCACCATGTGCTGATGCCCACCCACATCAAGCCCAGCCGGAGCCGGAACCTGATGATCGACCTGAAGGCCCTGGCGGCCTGGACCGAGGCCATGCCGCCCCTGTTCCAGATCTACGACCTGAGCCCAGAGGAACGGCGATCCCTCAGCCACACCCTGGCCCTCAAATCGGGAGGGCTGGAACAGAACCCCTTTTCCAGCAAGGATTACTCGGCCATCCAGTTCACCGCGCGCACCCTGATCCGCCTGCCCGGGCCGGCGGCTGCGGCCCTGGAAACCGTCCAGAACCGCCTCCGGGGGCTCGGCCAAGCGGAGCTGGCGGACCTGGCGGGGATTCCTGAGTTGATCCAGGAACAGGAGGAGTTTACTTTCTTCTTCGCACACGAAGTCCAAGTGATGGAACAATCGGGGTTTCAAAGCTCACGATCAGGTCCGGCATCCCATTCGGAATACAAACAGCGCCAGCGGGACGCCGCCCGGCGGCGAGTGCTTCAGGGAATCCTTCAGGAGGAACCATGCTGA
- a CDS encoding anti-sigma factor antagonist (This anti-anti-sigma factor, or anti-sigma factor antagonist, belongs to a family that includes characterized members SpoIIAA, RsbV, RsfA, and RsfB.): MLNIQTRQEGTASVVSIQGKVNFEVTAQLRDVIRETVATAQPKLLVINLEGVSFIDSSGLGLLVAARNSVDKSGGKLHLCCLPAPVKKTFDQTNLTNYFSIFATEQDALRGA, translated from the coding sequence ATGCTGAACATCCAGACCCGCCAAGAAGGCACCGCCTCGGTGGTGTCCATCCAGGGCAAGGTCAATTTCGAAGTGACCGCCCAGTTGCGGGATGTGATCCGCGAGACGGTGGCCACGGCGCAGCCGAAGCTCCTGGTGATCAACCTGGAGGGCGTCAGCTTCATCGATTCCTCGGGACTCGGCCTGCTCGTCGCCGCGCGGAACAGCGTCGACAAGTCCGGTGGGAAGCTGCACCTCTGCTGCCTTCCCGCGCCCGTGAAGAAGACCTTCGACCAGACGAACCTCACCAACTACTTCTCGATCTTCGCCACGGAGCAGGACGCCCTTCGCGGCGCCTGA